One genomic segment of Pandoraea thiooxydans includes these proteins:
- a CDS encoding helix-turn-helix transcriptional regulator codes for MAPMQTPEIAHLQVHHLPFQPAPSEWVTIPSRDSSSIAGELVSTRDPAERMRLIHGMLRIIGFTHLSYVTLHASGERISSATFLDSAAPAHLDDAYFSQGHYLIDPRLQTMADSGMPVVWDIDHLCASLRSLLPTLRVRDFLSSLKSAVAHSGFMLRVPIANVPLQILISFAAPHRDRGWITDAVFGQALMLACALHQSISGSVCLALQDNEASLSSMQHRILACVASGMSDKEIAQRLHTTTHNVDYHLRFLRKRYAASNRTELAYAAGRLGLV; via the coding sequence ATGGCCCCCATGCAAACGCCAGAAATCGCTCACCTCCAGGTTCATCATTTGCCATTTCAACCCGCGCCGAGCGAGTGGGTGACCATCCCGTCTCGCGACAGTTCATCGATCGCCGGCGAGTTGGTGAGCACCCGCGATCCCGCCGAACGCATGCGCTTGATTCACGGCATGTTGCGCATCATCGGATTCACCCACCTGAGTTATGTGACGCTGCACGCCAGCGGCGAGCGGATCTCCAGCGCAACCTTTCTCGATAGCGCGGCTCCCGCCCATCTGGACGACGCTTACTTCTCTCAGGGTCACTATCTGATTGACCCGCGTCTGCAGACGATGGCGGACAGCGGCATGCCGGTGGTGTGGGACATCGACCATCTCTGCGCGAGCTTGCGCAGCCTGTTGCCCACCCTGCGCGTGCGCGATTTTCTGTCGAGCCTGAAAAGCGCCGTCGCTCACAGCGGCTTCATGCTGCGTGTGCCAATCGCCAATGTGCCGCTGCAAATTCTGATCAGTTTTGCGGCGCCTCATCGCGATCGCGGATGGATAACCGACGCGGTATTCGGTCAGGCGCTGATGTTGGCCTGTGCGCTGCATCAGAGCATCAGTGGCAGTGTATGCCTCGCTTTGCAGGATAACGAAGCATCGTTGTCATCCATGCAGCATCGCATTCTTGCGTGTGTGGCCAGCGGCATGAGCGACAAAGAAATTGCTCAGCGACTGCACACCACCACGCATAACGTCGATTATCACTTGCGCTTTTTGCGCAAGCGGTACGCGGCGTCCAATCGCACCGAATTGGCCTATGCAGCGGGGCGGCTCGGTCTGGTGTGA
- a CDS encoding DUF969 domain-containing protein → MQESINLWPLLGVAVIAAGFILRFNPMLVVAAAAVVTGLAAAMPVPQILAAIGTGFIKTRALPLIILLPLAVIGLLERHGLREHAQEWIARIQSATVGRLLIVYLLARELTASVGLTSLGGHPQMVRPMLAPMAEGAAENRYGEISDEVRYKIRAYCASADNVGVFFGEDIFVAFGAIALMHTFLLGSGIDIAPLHIAVWGIPTAICAFLIHSARLLRFDRWLEREVRAGAEAAARGVSSQPTTATE, encoded by the coding sequence ATGCAGGAATCCATCAACCTATGGCCATTGCTGGGCGTGGCCGTCATCGCGGCAGGTTTCATTCTCCGCTTCAATCCGATGCTGGTGGTGGCCGCGGCTGCCGTGGTAACCGGGCTTGCCGCCGCGATGCCGGTGCCGCAGATACTGGCGGCCATCGGCACCGGCTTCATCAAAACGCGCGCGCTGCCGCTGATCATCCTGCTGCCGCTCGCGGTGATCGGCCTGCTCGAGCGGCACGGCCTGCGAGAACATGCGCAGGAGTGGATTGCTCGCATCCAATCGGCCACGGTAGGCCGGTTGCTGATCGTGTATTTGCTGGCGCGCGAGTTAACCGCATCGGTGGGTTTGACCAGCCTCGGCGGCCATCCGCAAATGGTGCGGCCAATGCTCGCGCCGATGGCCGAGGGCGCGGCAGAGAACCGCTACGGCGAGATTTCCGACGAGGTGCGCTACAAGATCCGCGCGTATTGCGCGTCGGCCGACAACGTCGGCGTGTTTTTCGGCGAAGATATTTTCGTCGCCTTCGGCGCCATCGCGCTGATGCACACTTTTTTGCTCGGCTCGGGTATCGACATTGCGCCGCTGCATATCGCCGTGTGGGGTATTCCGACGGCGATCTGCGCGTTCCTCATTCATAGCGCACGGCTGCTGCGTTTCGACCGCTGGCTCGAGCGCGAAGTCCGCGCCGGCGCCGAGGCCGCCGCGCGCGGCGTGAGCTCCCAGCCCACCACAGCCACGGAGTAA
- a CDS encoding DUF979 domain-containing protein, which translates to MIISIEYLYWLMGLVLAVTAIMTLTDKRHPKRLQSGLFWALYAAIFLVGDKLPAALVGVAAIVMALIAGFGGVTHGKHELLPDAERRASAQRLGNKLFVPALTIPVVTVLGTVLFNRVTIGGVPLLDPHNTTFVSLGLGCIAALVFACWLTRDSAAQSMRESRRLTESLGWAVVLPQMLAMLGLVFSDAGVGKAVAHLATAYIDMDSRLVAVVVFCVGMALFTMIMGNGFAAFPVITGGVGVPILVGMHHANPAVMAAIGMFSGYCGTLMTPMAANFNIVPAALLELPDQNAVIKVQVPTGLLLLAANIGLLYFLMYR; encoded by the coding sequence ATGATCATTTCCATTGAATATCTGTATTGGCTGATGGGGCTCGTGCTGGCCGTCACGGCGATCATGACGCTCACCGACAAGCGCCATCCCAAGCGCCTGCAAAGCGGGCTGTTCTGGGCGCTGTATGCGGCGATCTTCCTGGTCGGCGACAAGCTGCCGGCCGCGCTGGTGGGCGTTGCGGCGATCGTGATGGCACTGATTGCCGGCTTCGGCGGCGTCACGCATGGCAAGCATGAACTGCTGCCGGACGCCGAACGACGCGCCAGCGCGCAGCGTCTGGGCAACAAGCTGTTCGTGCCGGCCCTGACGATTCCCGTGGTGACGGTCCTGGGCACGGTGCTTTTCAACCGCGTCACAATCGGCGGAGTGCCGCTGCTCGATCCGCACAACACCACCTTCGTCTCGCTGGGCCTGGGTTGTATCGCGGCGCTGGTGTTCGCTTGCTGGCTGACACGCGACTCGGCGGCGCAGTCGATGCGCGAATCGCGCCGCCTGACCGAATCGCTCGGCTGGGCGGTGGTGCTGCCGCAAATGCTGGCCATGCTTGGGCTGGTATTCTCCGACGCCGGCGTTGGCAAGGCCGTTGCACATCTGGCGACAGCCTATATCGATATGGACTCGCGACTTGTGGCAGTCGTGGTGTTTTGCGTCGGCATGGCGCTGTTCACCATGATCATGGGCAACGGCTTCGCGGCCTTCCCGGTGATCACCGGCGGCGTCGGCGTACCGATCCTGGTTGGCATGCATCATGCCAATCCGGCCGTGATGGCGGCTATCGGCATGTTCTCGGGCTATTGCGGCACGCTGATGACGCCCATGGCTGCGAACTTCAATATCGTGCCGGCGGCGCTGCTCGAGCTGCCCGATCAGAACGCCGTAATCAAGGTGCAGGTTCCCACCGGGCTGCTGCTGCTGGCGGCGAACATCGGTCTGCTGTATTTCCTGATGTACCGTTGA
- a CDS encoding MarR family winged helix-turn-helix transcriptional regulator has product MINTFIISAVMRRIDWSSRFGVLVHDVARVYSRSFDRQARDHFDLTRAQCRVLVMLERYGVMSQKALAERMELTPMALVRLVDRLEEKNLLRRVPDPCDKRAFQLHLNQQGEDMIDAIVAFSNVIEAEALQQISATEKAELVRLLRKVLNNLTASETAAAQRTDGSAH; this is encoded by the coding sequence ATGATAAACACGTTTATTATTTCCGCCGTCATGCGCAGAATCGATTGGTCGTCCCGCTTTGGTGTTCTGGTCCACGATGTGGCCCGCGTGTACTCGCGCTCGTTCGACCGGCAGGCGCGCGATCATTTCGATTTGACGCGCGCGCAATGCCGGGTGCTGGTGATGTTGGAGCGCTACGGCGTGATGAGCCAGAAAGCGCTGGCCGAACGCATGGAACTCACGCCAATGGCCCTGGTGCGTCTGGTCGACCGGCTCGAAGAGAAGAACCTGCTGCGCCGCGTTCCCGACCCCTGCGACAAGCGAGCATTTCAATTGCATCTGAATCAACAAGGCGAGGACATGATCGATGCGATCGTGGCCTTCAGCAATGTCATCGAAGCCGAGGCGCTGCAGCAAATCAGCGCCACCGAAAAAGCCGAACTCGTGCGCCTGCTGCGCAAGGTGCTGAACAATCTGACCGCCAGCGAAACCGCCGCGGCCCAGCGCACCGACGGCAGCGCGCACTGA
- a CDS encoding DHA2 family efflux MFS transporter permease subunit yields MTSAHSPSLTGEPKHRGLISISVMLATVLQTLDSTIANVALPHMAGGLSATQDQITWVLTSYIVAAAIATPLTGWFSARFGRKRIFLLSVAGFTLASALCGIAGSLPEIVLARLFQGVCGAALVPLSQAVLLDINPPHKHGSAMAMFGMGVMVGPILGPTLGGWLTDSYNWRWVFYINLPIGLIAFFGIATYMRETALQTTQKFDFFGFATLSLAIGLLQMLLDRGEQKDWFNSTEIWLETLGAIISFSYFLVHTWTADEHSFFNRSLIKDRNFNTGVIYIFVVGLILYATRALLPPLLQTVLGYPALLTGLVTAPSGAGTMLAMLFVGRMVGRVDVRLLLGFGFALTAYSLYQMSGYTTVLSPSDIVWPGVIQGFGLGFVFVPLTTITFATLAPSLRADGTAIYSLSRNIGSSIGISIVQTLLTQNTQIAHASLAEYITPFTSLGSAAKTLLDPHSAAGLALLNQEVTRQAAMIAYNDDFKFMMIMTLLVMPLLLFISTKKSPQSSGDENLHVAMD; encoded by the coding sequence ATGACCTCCGCCCATTCCCCTTCGCTGACAGGCGAGCCCAAGCACCGAGGGTTGATCTCGATCTCGGTAATGCTGGCCACCGTGCTGCAGACGCTCGACAGCACGATCGCCAACGTCGCTTTGCCGCATATGGCCGGCGGCCTGTCGGCCACGCAGGATCAGATCACCTGGGTGCTGACCTCGTATATCGTTGCGGCGGCCATCGCCACGCCGCTGACCGGCTGGTTCAGCGCGCGCTTCGGACGCAAGCGCATCTTTTTGCTGTCGGTGGCCGGCTTCACGCTGGCCTCGGCCCTGTGCGGCATTGCCGGCTCGCTGCCTGAAATCGTGCTGGCGCGACTGTTCCAGGGCGTGTGCGGCGCGGCGCTGGTGCCGCTGTCGCAGGCGGTGCTGCTCGACATCAACCCTCCGCACAAGCATGGCAGCGCCATGGCGATGTTCGGCATGGGCGTGATGGTCGGCCCGATTCTCGGGCCAACCTTGGGCGGTTGGCTGACCGACAGCTACAACTGGCGCTGGGTGTTCTACATCAACCTGCCGATCGGCCTGATCGCCTTTTTCGGCATCGCCACCTATATGCGCGAGACCGCGCTGCAAACCACGCAGAAATTCGACTTTTTCGGTTTTGCAACGCTGAGCCTGGCGATCGGCCTGTTGCAGATGCTGCTCGATCGGGGCGAGCAAAAGGACTGGTTCAACTCCACCGAAATCTGGCTGGAGACACTTGGCGCGATCATCAGTTTCTCGTATTTCCTGGTACACACCTGGACCGCCGACGAGCACTCGTTCTTCAATAGGTCGCTGATCAAGGACCGTAACTTCAACACCGGCGTCATCTATATTTTCGTGGTCGGCCTGATCCTGTACGCGACCCGCGCGCTGCTGCCGCCGCTGCTGCAAACCGTGCTCGGCTACCCGGCCCTGCTCACCGGGCTGGTCACCGCGCCCAGCGGCGCCGGCACGATGCTGGCGATGCTGTTCGTGGGCCGCATGGTCGGGCGCGTCGACGTACGGCTGCTGCTGGGGTTCGGCTTCGCCCTGACGGCCTACTCGCTGTATCAGATGAGCGGTTACACGACCGTGCTCAGCCCCAGCGACATCGTCTGGCCCGGCGTCATCCAGGGTTTCGGCCTGGGCTTCGTGTTCGTGCCGCTGACGACCATCACCTTCGCGACGCTGGCGCCCTCATTGCGCGCCGACGGCACGGCAATCTACAGCCTGTCGCGCAACATCGGCAGCAGTATCGGCATCTCGATCGTGCAAACCCTGCTGACGCAGAATACCCAGATCGCGCATGCGTCGCTGGCCGAATACATCACGCCGTTCACTTCGCTGGGCAGCGCGGCGAAAACGCTGCTCGATCCGCACAGCGCCGCCGGGCTGGCGCTGCTGAATCAGGAAGTCACCCGGCAAGCCGCCATGATCGCCTACAACGACGACTTCAAGTTCATGATGATCATGACGCTGCTGGTGATGCCGCTGCTGCTGTTCATCAGCACAAAAAAATCGCCGCAGTCCAGCGGCGACGAGAATTTGCACGTGGCGATGGATTAG
- a CDS encoding Lrp/AsnC family transcriptional regulator produces the protein MDAFDVKILDCLQHSGRMSNVEMAESIHLSPPQCLRRVRALEEKGVIRRYAALVSPSQVGLNVMAFVALSLDRDQFRRVREVEKVIMSFPEIIECFTISGDFDYLLKVVGRDLKSLSQFLTDRLMQVPGVAGVRSMICLEEVKPLAPLPVDLNNL, from the coding sequence ATGGACGCGTTCGACGTCAAAATTCTCGATTGCCTGCAGCACAGCGGCCGCATGAGCAACGTCGAGATGGCCGAAAGCATTCACTTGTCGCCCCCGCAATGCTTGCGGCGGGTGCGTGCGCTGGAGGAAAAAGGCGTGATTCGCCGCTACGCCGCGCTGGTCTCGCCGTCGCAGGTCGGGCTCAATGTCATGGCGTTCGTCGCGCTGTCGCTCGATCGCGATCAGTTCCGCCGGGTGCGCGAGGTGGAGAAGGTCATCATGTCGTTTCCCGAAATCATCGAGTGCTTCACGATTTCGGGCGACTTCGATTACCTGCTGAAGGTCGTCGGACGCGACCTGAAGAGCCTGTCGCAGTTTCTCACCGATCGCCTGATGCAGGTGCCGGGCGTCGCCGGCGTGCGCTCGATGATCTGCCTGGAGGAGGTCAAGCCGCTCGCGCCGTTGCCGGTCGACCTGAACAACCTCTAG
- a CDS encoding ornithine cyclodeaminase — MLKYIGTQELQQYLAHHPLEQVIGELSTYIEADYRRWPQFEKTARLAAHSTLGVIELMPISDGTLYAFKYVNGHPRNTHQGLLTVTAFGVLADVDTGYPRLLSELTLSTALRTAATSVLAARYLARRDSHTMALVGNGAQSEFQAIAFHALLGIDELRVFDVDPGASAKLCRNLAAYPALRVIQAGSVAEAVRGADIVTTVTADKRRSTVLDAGLLEAGMHLNAVGGDCPGKTELAPAVLEAARVVVEFEPQSRIEGEVQQMPADFPVTELWSVLTGAAPGRTSAQEITLFDSVGFALEDFSALRYLDAHLGHGFHQSIDLIPAPADAKDLYRVALGGSKISSVPRAARANA; from the coding sequence ATGCTCAAATACATCGGCACTCAGGAATTGCAGCAATATCTGGCGCATCATCCGCTCGAGCAGGTCATCGGCGAGCTATCCACTTACATCGAGGCCGACTACCGGCGCTGGCCGCAGTTCGAGAAGACCGCGCGACTGGCCGCCCACTCGACGCTCGGCGTGATCGAGCTGATGCCGATTTCCGACGGCACGCTGTATGCGTTCAAGTACGTCAACGGGCATCCGCGCAACACGCACCAGGGGCTGCTCACGGTCACCGCGTTCGGCGTACTGGCCGACGTCGACACCGGATACCCGCGGCTGCTCAGTGAACTGACGCTGAGCACCGCGCTGCGCACTGCGGCGACCTCGGTGCTGGCCGCGCGCTACCTCGCGCGCCGCGACAGCCATACGATGGCGCTGGTCGGCAACGGTGCGCAAAGCGAGTTCCAGGCGATTGCCTTTCACGCGCTGCTGGGTATCGACGAATTGCGGGTTTTCGACGTCGATCCGGGCGCGAGCGCGAAACTGTGCCGCAATCTCGCCGCCTATCCGGCGCTGCGCGTGATCCAGGCGGGCAGCGTGGCAGAAGCGGTGCGGGGGGCCGACATCGTCACCACCGTGACCGCCGACAAACGCCGCTCGACGGTGCTCGACGCCGGCCTGCTCGAAGCCGGCATGCACCTGAACGCGGTCGGCGGCGACTGTCCCGGCAAGACCGAATTGGCCCCGGCCGTGCTGGAAGCAGCGCGCGTGGTGGTGGAGTTCGAACCGCAATCGCGCATCGAGGGCGAAGTACAACAAATGCCGGCCGATTTTCCCGTCACCGAACTCTGGTCGGTGTTGACCGGCGCCGCGCCCGGACGCACATCGGCGCAGGAAATTACGCTGTTCGATTCGGTCGGTTTCGCGCTGGAAGATTTCTCGGCGTTGCGCTATCTTGATGCGCATCTGGGACATGGCTTTCATCAGTCGATCGATTTGATTCCGGCGCCGGCCGATGCCAAGGATCTCTACCGGGTCGCACTGGGCGGCTCGAAGATATCTTCCGTGCCGCGCGCGGCGCGTGCCAATGCCTGA
- the rocF gene encoding arginase, with protein MTKTIRLIGAPTDIGASLRGASMGPEALRVADLPGILQRHGLDVLDTGNLSGPANPWLPPVEGFRHLAEVTEWCRAVHEATLACLRAEQLPMLLGGDHCLAIGSISAVAQHCRALGKQLVVLWLDAHADANTSQITPSGNLHGMPVACLCGRGPAALTGLSGATPALAPAAIRQIGIRSVDAGEKHHLQDLHLTVFDMRHIDENGMRQTMEQALAGIDERTHLHVSFDIDFLDPAIAPGVGTAVRGGPTYRETQLCMEMIADTGRLASLDIMELNPACDIRNETAVLVVELIESLFGKSTLIR; from the coding sequence ATGACCAAGACCATTCGCCTGATCGGCGCACCGACCGATATCGGCGCCAGCCTGCGCGGCGCCTCGATGGGCCCGGAGGCGCTGCGCGTAGCCGATCTGCCCGGCATCCTGCAGCGGCATGGGCTGGACGTGCTGGACACCGGCAACCTGAGCGGGCCGGCCAATCCGTGGCTGCCGCCGGTCGAAGGCTTCCGGCACCTGGCCGAAGTCACCGAATGGTGTCGCGCCGTTCATGAAGCCACCCTCGCGTGCCTGCGCGCCGAGCAGTTGCCGATGCTGCTCGGCGGCGATCACTGCCTGGCGATCGGCTCGATCAGCGCCGTGGCGCAACACTGTCGCGCCCTCGGCAAGCAGCTCGTGGTGCTGTGGCTCGACGCGCACGCCGACGCCAATACGAGTCAGATCACGCCCAGCGGCAATCTCCACGGCATGCCGGTGGCCTGCCTGTGCGGGCGCGGCCCGGCAGCGCTCACCGGGCTAAGCGGCGCGACCCCGGCGCTCGCTCCGGCGGCGATCCGGCAGATCGGCATTCGCAGCGTCGACGCGGGGGAAAAGCACCATCTGCAGGACCTGCACCTGACTGTCTTCGACATGCGCCACATCGACGAGAACGGCATGCGCCAGACCATGGAGCAGGCGCTCGCCGGCATCGACGAGCGTACCCATCTGCACGTGAGTTTCGACATCGATTTTCTCGACCCGGCCATCGCGCCCGGAGTCGGCACCGCGGTGCGCGGCGGCCCGACCTATCGGGAAACCCAGCTCTGCATGGAGATGATTGCCGACACGGGGCGCCTGGCCTCGCTCGACATCATGGAGTTGAACCCGGCGTGCGACATTCGCAACGAAACCGCCGTGCTGGTGGTGGAACTGATCGAAAGCCTGTTCGGCAAATCCACGCTGATTCGCTAG
- a CDS encoding cytochrome c oxidase assembly protein, which yields MSLLGWLVPWEPSPTVVLSIATSALLYLRGCRVRRTSVARQIAFWSGLALLYAALHTRLDYYAEHAFFVHRIQHLMLHHLGPFLIVLSYPGTTLYAGVPLAWRRRWLRPTLDWAPVRKTLDVLLHPAVAAFLFVGLIYFWLIPAVHFDAMLDVRLYRIMNWGMALDGLMFWWLVLDHRPAPPARLAPGVRILLTIGVIPPQIILGAVIGLSSRDFYTVYSVCGRAFTNISPIMDQHLGGLILWIPGSMMSVIGALVALRHWMRNDSRRGKRAPRTAARRVAHGK from the coding sequence GTGTCGCTGCTCGGATGGCTCGTGCCGTGGGAGCCTTCGCCGACGGTGGTGCTGTCCATCGCGACGAGCGCGCTTCTCTACCTGCGGGGCTGCCGCGTGCGGCGCACCTCCGTGGCGCGCCAGATCGCCTTCTGGAGCGGACTGGCGCTGCTGTATGCCGCGCTGCACACGCGGCTCGATTATTACGCCGAGCACGCCTTCTTCGTGCATCGAATCCAGCATCTGATGCTGCATCACCTCGGGCCTTTCCTGATCGTCCTGAGTTATCCCGGCACCACCCTGTATGCCGGGGTGCCGCTTGCCTGGCGCCGGCGCTGGCTGCGGCCCACGCTCGATTGGGCGCCGGTGCGCAAAACACTCGACGTGCTGCTGCATCCGGCGGTGGCCGCCTTTCTGTTCGTCGGCCTGATTTATTTCTGGCTGATCCCTGCGGTACATTTCGACGCGATGCTCGACGTGCGGCTGTATCGCATCATGAACTGGGGCATGGCGCTCGACGGCCTGATGTTCTGGTGGCTGGTGCTCGACCATCGTCCGGCCCCGCCGGCGCGCCTGGCGCCGGGCGTGCGCATTCTCCTGACGATCGGCGTGATTCCGCCGCAGATCATTCTGGGGGCGGTGATCGGCCTGTCGTCGCGCGATTTTTATACCGTCTACTCCGTTTGCGGGCGCGCCTTCACCAATATCAGCCCGATCATGGATCAGCACCTGGGTGGGCTGATTCTCTGGATTCCGGGCTCGATGATGAGCGTGATCGGTGCGCTGGTGGCGCTGCGTCATTGGATGCGCAACGATAGCCGGCGAGGCAAGCGCGCGCCGCGCACTGCGGCGCGCCGGGTGGCCCACGGCAAGTAG
- a CDS encoding copper chaperone PCu(A)C — MKKLRCLLAVAGLAIAFSASAAGNASLEVQHGWVRWLPGGLPAAGYLTIVNRGNEPVALVKASSPDYADVMLHRTTSSGGTTRMEPVDRMTVPAHGQAALSPGDYHLMLMQAKRPVAPGDNVAVTLQFSDGALLHTQLKVRPANQVN, encoded by the coding sequence ATGAAAAAATTGAGATGTCTGTTGGCGGTCGCGGGCCTGGCGATCGCTTTTTCCGCCTCGGCCGCCGGCAATGCATCGCTCGAGGTGCAGCACGGCTGGGTTCGCTGGCTGCCGGGCGGATTGCCCGCCGCCGGCTATCTGACCATCGTCAACCGAGGTAACGAACCGGTGGCTCTGGTCAAGGCCAGCAGCCCCGACTATGCCGACGTGATGCTGCACCGAACCACATCCTCGGGCGGCACGACCCGGATGGAGCCAGTCGACCGGATGACGGTACCCGCCCATGGTCAGGCGGCGCTCTCGCCGGGGGATTATCATCTGATGCTGATGCAGGCCAAGCGTCCGGTGGCGCCGGGTGACAACGTCGCGGTGACGTTGCAGTTCTCCGACGGGGCGTTGCTGCACACGCAACTGAAGGTCCGGCCTGCGAACCAAGTGAACTGA
- a CDS encoding SCO family protein, protein MAYFRKSTRLLLLCALLLAGCGSKPQQWSLTDVTGHLPDLQFSLTSDQGRAVSAKDYRGDVVLLYFGYTHCPDVCPTTMAHLAAVMQKLGAAADHVRILFVSVDPARDTPALLHEYVTAFSPRAVGLTGSNNELATVARRYRVAYEAEKPGANGNYEVTHSSAVYIFDASGRARLLATPDDSIDAMTHDIRQLLDSNS, encoded by the coding sequence ATGGCATATTTCAGGAAATCGACGCGCCTGCTGCTGCTGTGCGCATTGCTTCTGGCAGGCTGCGGCAGCAAACCCCAACAGTGGTCGCTGACCGACGTGACCGGGCATCTGCCGGATCTCCAGTTTTCGCTGACTTCCGATCAGGGGCGCGCGGTCAGTGCCAAGGATTATCGCGGCGACGTGGTGTTGCTGTATTTCGGCTACACGCACTGTCCCGACGTCTGCCCGACCACCATGGCGCACCTGGCGGCGGTGATGCAGAAGCTGGGCGCGGCGGCCGATCACGTGCGCATTCTCTTCGTCAGCGTCGATCCGGCCCGCGATACGCCAGCGCTGCTGCACGAATATGTCACCGCCTTCTCGCCGCGCGCGGTCGGCCTGACTGGCAGCAACAACGAACTCGCCACCGTCGCCCGGCGCTATCGCGTGGCCTACGAGGCCGAAAAGCCCGGTGCCAATGGTAATTACGAGGTCACGCACAGCTCGGCCGTGTATATTTTCGATGCGAGCGGACGCGCTCGCTTGCTGGCCACGCCGGACGACTCCATCGACGCGATGACGCACGATATCCGGCAGCTCCTGGATTCCAACTCCTGA
- a CDS encoding DUF2964 family protein — MRRGEFFIFLAIIAVFVSLAGVAVAIYGLLRQERPIVNGGITTIVIGASAVVLLLNAPFRKHR; from the coding sequence GTGAGACGAGGCGAGTTTTTCATCTTTTTGGCGATTATTGCCGTGTTCGTGTCGCTGGCTGGCGTTGCGGTGGCAATCTATGGCCTGCTGCGGCAGGAGCGGCCAATCGTCAATGGCGGAATCACGACCATCGTGATCGGCGCATCGGCCGTGGTGTTGCTGCTCAATGCGCCATTCAGGAAGCACCGCTGA
- a CDS encoding TraR/DksA family transcriptional regulator, translated as MDHLSEQAIAALAKHLDEAEARIATELESAERASRDLPVGEVEDEADVAFDTETKAMGEAMLQRHLAQLRDVAAARERIKAGVYGVCVDCGSEIDYARLEAYPTAKRCTACQRHHERLFAPEAAS; from the coding sequence ATGGACCACCTGAGCGAACAAGCGATCGCGGCACTGGCGAAGCACCTCGACGAGGCCGAGGCGCGTATCGCCACGGAGTTGGAGAGTGCCGAGCGTGCGTCGCGCGATTTGCCGGTCGGGGAGGTCGAGGACGAGGCCGACGTGGCGTTCGACACTGAAACCAAGGCGATGGGCGAGGCGATGTTGCAACGCCATCTGGCACAACTGCGCGATGTCGCCGCGGCGCGCGAGCGGATCAAAGCCGGCGTCTATGGCGTGTGTGTCGACTGCGGCAGCGAGATCGACTACGCGAGGCTCGAGGCCTATCCGACGGCCAAGCGCTGCACGGCGTGCCAGCGCCATCATGAACGTCTGTTCGCGCCCGAAGCGGCTTCCTAG
- a CDS encoding carboxypeptidase-like regulatory domain-containing protein: protein MSYAKNIAATLAVSLALAGAAAAQAPLPGELSPQRAGSVAYLSGGVGEDEVQAMRAAAPQYSLRMTFAQAGGAYLADVHVRIERADGAVVLSTITTGPFLYVELPPGTYRVRARYEGAAQERNVTIARQGSASPVFVWAGGETDAASPAGTPDTRHARPCAAEPCERPHRPHRLHRPR, encoded by the coding sequence ATGTCTTACGCGAAAAACATAGCGGCCACACTGGCCGTGTCACTCGCCCTGGCCGGCGCCGCGGCGGCGCAGGCTCCCCTGCCAGGCGAGCTGTCGCCTCAGCGGGCGGGATCTGTCGCTTATCTGAGTGGCGGGGTCGGTGAAGACGAAGTCCAGGCAATGCGTGCAGCGGCACCGCAATACTCGCTGCGCATGACCTTCGCGCAGGCAGGCGGCGCCTATCTGGCCGACGTCCATGTCAGGATCGAGCGGGCCGACGGCGCCGTAGTGCTGTCGACCATCACGACCGGGCCGTTCCTGTATGTCGAACTGCCGCCGGGGACCTACCGGGTCCGGGCGCGCTACGAAGGTGCGGCGCAGGAACGTAACGTCACCATCGCGCGGCAAGGCAGCGCGAGCCCGGTGTTCGTCTGGGCCGGCGGCGAAACCGATGCGGCCAGTCCTGCCGGCACGCCGGACACCCGTCATGCAAGGCCATGCGCCGCGGAGCCCTGTGAGCGGCCTCACCGGCCCCATCGACTCCATCGGCCGCGCTAA